One Misgurnus anguillicaudatus chromosome 5, ASM2758022v2, whole genome shotgun sequence genomic window, aaatgttattgtgATGTATTAACAGTATTGTCTCTGTCTTTCAGGGATCCCCATATTCCCATCATTAGATAAAATGGCAAGCGTGTTTTCTTATGAGAGCTCTGAGGTGGACTGGTGTGAAGATAACTATAAACACTCAGAGATTGTTGTGGAGTATTTCAACACGGTACGCTTGTAACAGACCAGACACAAACCCTCTTATCAAACCTGTTTGTCTGTTTAATCTCTGTGAATGTCTATAACCGTTAACACTCCTTTATATCACGAGGAATCCGGCACATTGTTAGCTACACAAATTACCTTAGTCTCCATACAGTAATGCGTCAAGCTCCATGGTTTTATCCACTAACTGCACCCACACCATTGATACATTTCTGGGTGACTCAAGCACAATCGTGTGTCTATACTATGTGTATAAAAAGACAATCTGATTAGGCACATTCAGGTTATGGCCCTACCTCGATAGCACACACACAACTAAAGagaaatttaaaaaagaaaaatgtttgatTTAGTGTCTCACCTAATCGCTAACAGACCCTCTCCTCTTCTTCCTCAGATGagcagttttattttttttgtgatatccCCCATAATGTTGTATCTGCTGCACCCTTATGCCAAAGAGAGGAACCTAGCAGTACATCTGGTCTGGATCATGATGGTATTTGTAGGCAAGTGTCACCATGTTATCACGACAGTTAAAGGCCAAAGGTGAGAATTCTGTCGTCGTctacttactctcatgttgttacaaacctgtataaatttcattGTTCTGATCAACGCAAATAAGGATATTTTgggaaatgtttgtaaccaaaccccatttacttccatagtattcttttttcctactatggaagtgaatggggaccacgaatggtttggttgcaaacaattctcaaaatatcttcctttgtgtttatatttatttgtacaggtttgtaacaaggTGGGGGTGAGtggatgatgacagaattttcatttttgggtgaactatccctttaaatgtacaAGGTGTTATAATATTAGTGATCCACCAGGGGTCAGTATTGCTCAGTAGATCATTCATGCTGGTGAAACTGAAACGCAGAACTGTTTATGCAGAAATAAAGCAGTTGTGTGTGGTTATGCCAAAATGAGTCAGTTGGTGTGTTTATTTGTACAACAAAATTTGTACAATCAAAAATCATATATAAtcattaaataagcattttaatATCCCTTCTCAGGTATCTTCTCCATGTATTTTCACATGACTCTGAGTTTCATGGGCCAGATGCTTGATGAGCTGTCAATTGTCTGGGTTTTGGCTATCGGCTACTCCCTGTGGTTCCCACGCAGACACTTCCCTTATTTTGTTAAGGACAGGTAAGAACTCAACTCACATTCTGCCTTTTAATTTGACTGCACCATGTGGACTATTTCGGTATAATTGCATGAATTGgcttttttaatttattgtcACACATCTGCAATTCTGTAAAAATAGAAAGAAGCAATTAAAGGATCCATTTACACTAGTAACCTAGTTTTATTGACCTCAATGTGGGAGATGTCTTCTCATTGGTTTCTAACCAGCTGTTGAGTAATATTTAAATAGGCGTGAGAAATTATGAGATGGTTTGCTGAGATCTTTCAAACTAAGTTATTGGTCTATCATCATGTGGGTTTAGATTAAGGATGTCTAAAATACATAAAGAAACTATCCATAAGTCAACTGTGCTATGCTTACCAACCAGACTGTGACCTGTAAGTTTTGCTTGTGGTTTGGAATACATTTCTATCTATAATTTATATGACTAAATGGTGAAAAGTGGGTTTGGTGGCGATctgcattttgaattttctttGTCTTGTTCCTCAGGAGATGCTTCACTAAGATGGTTTCGGTCCTTACGGTTGTAACATCTCTGTCCTCTTTTGTCAAACCAACAGCCAATGCCTATGCTCTCAACTTTTTCGGAGTACATATTCTCTACTCACTGCTGATAGAGTTAAAGAGGTAAAATATATGCATCATATTATACACATTGCAGTAAAACACATAAATgctcttttaaagggacattccactttttgggaaaatatgctcattttccagctccccttgagTTAAACACCCGATTTCCACCTTCCTGGAATCCacccagccgatctccgggtccggcgccagcacttttagcatagcctAGCACAAATTCAAtccatttaatctgattagaccattagcatcacgctcaaaaatgaccaaagttgagtttcaatatttttcctatttacttTGCGATATTAGGCACTGCCCGAAactagtcccctgctattaaaagtaaccaaggggactattttcgggcagtgcgcaatatcactacgcctgctgcagccatgccacagcagcaaagtcactgattattacgccagtttgagagtatagtcctagtcatatctgcctagaaaatcgcagcttttaattgtctgtctgtcttagtatacgatgtaactacagaaattttaaataggaaaaatattgaaactcatttttttgcgcgatgctaatggtctaatcagattcaatagattgtgctaagctatgctaaaagtgctagcgaaGTGCCAGaaccgaagatcagctgaatgggttccaaaacggtaaaaatcaaatgtttaactctaggggagctggaaaattagcatatttaaaaagtggaatttccctttaaactGTGAATTCATATATAAGCATTATAAAAAGTACCTACCATATTTTCTATATAGCAGAGTTCTGTAGTTAAATAAAGACTGAAAGGCTCATTATACTGGTTTTGATGTTTACCTCATTTGCCATTATGCTTGTCTTTCACTTAACTTCATTATTAATCTTTTTCTCAAAGAGTTGCACAGATCAAAGAGTGTTGCGATTGTCCTGGGCAACTATTGGCCTGTGGGTGCTGGCCATTTCCTGCTGGATTAGCGATCGCTTTGGCTGTAGCTTCTGGCAGAAACTGGACTTCTGTTATCTGCATGGGATCTGGTAAGTGCGGCTGATTGTGCCATAATGTCTCCATATGAAACTGGgttacacatacagtatatgccaCGGTGCACGGACTGTCATGCTAATCTTCTTCACTTTTCTGCTCAGGCACATTTTGATTGTGTTAGCCACTGCTTATGCTAGCACTTTAATCGCTTACTTGGATGCTACCCTGGAGATCCCCTACTCGCTACCCCACGTGCAGTATTGGCCACGGGATAACTGGCCCATCGGGCTGCCTTACGTTGTCCTCAAAGGCACCACAAAGCTCAAAAAAAGATGTTAGCAGACAGTACAAAATGGAAAGATGCATCATATTTATGAAGCTGATTGGTGTTATGCTGATCTAGGTCCAGCTTTTACCTtagaataaattatgtaggcAGAACAAAGGTGATCCTGGATCAGAGAGACACTACCCCTATGAATGTTGAAGTGAAACTGGAAGTAATTGTTATATGAGACAAATGTTTTTGtatcttatatatttttgccatttCGGAAACTTCAACCAATTTCCTCACAGAACCTGAcagttgtatgtgtgtgtgcttgtgtatgcgtgtgtgtaacgtttttatgcttttttaaaCTGCCAGTGAGCTGTATTatcatttttacaaacatttttctgTTGTTGTATTAAAAGGAATATTTGCACAGTTGTGACAAGATtgaatgtttttacattttattttttatatgaatcaaGGGCTTTAACTTTGAAGATGAttacattaaataaagtgtAATAACTAGGCTACTTGATTTATGtctaaaacttgactcttgtaGTGTAGAGGTGCTAATGTAAACTATGTTAGATtaagacagtggttctcaatgcAACCCAAGCATGCAAAGTCTAGGGTGCATCCCTTTGCGCCCCAAAggaaattcatgacataaaacaatcgCAAACTTAGACAATGTAGTGAGATTTAATTACGCAGAatgtatgataaattaatgtatttcataaaataacattaaactgCCCCCCTGGCCCCcggtttgagaaccactggattAAGAGTATTTAAGAAGTCGTCACTATGTATGACGAATATTACACATAGATGTCAATTCTTTCAGAGCAATGGTGCAAATGTTTGCTTACAAATGAAATAATtgggaatgtgtgtgtgtggtattGGAATTGTTAAGTCTTGTTTTTATACAGTGTGTACTATTTAAATACAACTTTATACTATATCTGTAACCTCCACCTCATTGTATGAAACTGTGTATATTTTATGATGTACTGATACACAttgttttatataaattatgatTCTTACAACGTGCAGTTGAAATGAGATTATTTAAAGGTTTTAAAGCTTGTCATcattaaagattttaaataagcacactAAAC contains:
- the acer1 gene encoding alkaline ceramidase 1, which encodes MRPIARFHLNSSGDVTDRDPSNRIGDISLPYLNYLTLDMERAAVDAFLTGIPIFPSLDKMASVFSYESSEVDWCEDNYKHSEIVVEYFNTMSSFIFFVISPIMLYLLHPYAKERNLAVHLVWIMMVFVGIFSMYFHMTLSFMGQMLDELSIVWVLAIGYSLWFPRRHFPYFVKDRRCFTKMVSVLTVVTSLSSFVKPTANAYALNFFGVHILYSLLIELKSCTDQRVLRLSWATIGLWVLAISCWISDRFGCSFWQKLDFCYLHGIWHILIVLATAYASTLIAYLDATLEIPYSLPHVQYWPRDNWPIGLPYVVLKGTTKLKKRC